Proteins encoded in a region of the Clostridium butyricum genome:
- the hcp gene encoding hydroxylamine reductase: MENNMFCFQCQETAGNKGCTKVGVCGKSAELANMQDLLIYVTKGLSEVTTKLREEGKEVSKELNHYITLNLFTTITNANFDDEVFYIRVKETLAKKNELIEKLSSKEGLSEAAVWDISSDNKTGILGAIKNLVNGNKDAEEINKILKDKSQSNEVGVLSTENEDIRSLRELITYGLKGLSAYSKHANALGYDNEEIDAFMQETLAKLLDDTLSVDDLVALTLETGKVGVDGMALLDTANTSSYGNPEITKVNIGVGKNPGILVSGHDLADIEQLLIQTQGTGVDVYTHSEMLPAHYYPQLKKYNNLVGNYGNAWWKQKEEFESFNGPILMTTNCIVPPKDSYKDRMFTTGAAGFAGCKHIEGEAGSVKDFSEIIELAKTCKAPTEIETGEIIGGFAHEQVFALADTVVKAVKSGAIKKFVVMAGCDGRASKRNYYTDFAKALPKDTVILTAGCAKYKYNKLDLGDIGGIPRVLDAGQCNDSYSLALIALKLKEVFELTDINELPIIYNIAWYEQKAVIVLLSLLYLGVKEIHLGPTLPAFLSPNVANVLVENFGIGGISTVEEDMEMFFGEEVKGAKSENGVITKDMIIADIVNADAENTKILMEFGMHCIGCPSSQMETLEDACAVHGLNVEELIKKLNK; the protein is encoded by the coding sequence ATGGAAAATAATATGTTTTGTTTTCAATGTCAAGAAACAGCAGGAAATAAAGGATGTACAAAAGTTGGTGTGTGTGGTAAAAGTGCAGAACTTGCAAATATGCAAGATTTGTTAATATATGTAACAAAAGGTTTATCAGAAGTTACAACTAAATTAAGAGAAGAAGGAAAGGAAGTTAGTAAGGAATTAAATCACTATATAACTCTTAATTTATTTACTACAATAACAAATGCAAATTTTGATGATGAAGTATTTTATATAAGAGTTAAAGAAACATTAGCAAAGAAGAATGAGTTAATAGAAAAACTTTCAAGTAAAGAAGGTTTATCAGAAGCTGCAGTATGGGATATAAGTTCAGATAATAAAACTGGTATTTTAGGTGCAATTAAAAATTTAGTAAATGGAAATAAAGATGCTGAAGAAATAAATAAAATATTAAAAGATAAGTCACAATCTAATGAGGTTGGAGTTTTATCAACAGAAAATGAAGATATTCGTTCTTTAAGAGAGTTAATTACTTATGGATTAAAAGGCTTAAGTGCATATTCTAAACATGCAAATGCATTAGGATATGATAATGAAGAAATAGATGCATTTATGCAAGAAACATTAGCAAAATTGTTAGATGATACTTTAAGTGTTGATGATCTTGTTGCTTTAACTTTAGAAACTGGTAAAGTTGGAGTTGATGGAATGGCACTTCTTGATACTGCTAATACTTCAAGTTATGGTAACCCTGAAATAACAAAAGTTAACATAGGGGTAGGAAAGAACCCAGGAATATTAGTATCAGGACATGATTTAGCAGATATTGAACAATTATTGATACAGACACAAGGAACAGGTGTGGATGTTTATACCCATTCAGAAATGTTACCAGCTCACTATTATCCACAGTTAAAGAAATACAACAATTTAGTAGGTAATTACGGTAATGCTTGGTGGAAACAAAAAGAAGAATTTGAATCATTTAATGGACCAATACTAATGACTACAAACTGTATTGTACCACCAAAAGATTCTTATAAGGATAGAATGTTTACAACCGGTGCTGCTGGTTTTGCAGGATGTAAACATATTGAAGGAGAAGCTGGAAGTGTGAAAGATTTCTCTGAAATTATTGAACTTGCAAAGACTTGCAAAGCGCCAACTGAAATTGAAACTGGTGAAATTATTGGTGGATTTGCTCATGAACAGGTATTTGCTTTAGCTGATACAGTAGTAAAGGCGGTTAAGTCTGGAGCAATTAAGAAGTTTGTAGTAATGGCTGGGTGTGATGGAAGAGCATCTAAGAGAAATTACTATACAGATTTTGCTAAAGCACTACCTAAAGATACTGTGATTTTAACAGCAGGATGTGCAAAGTATAAATATAATAAACTTGACTTAGGTGATATAGGAGGAATTCCAAGAGTATTAGATGCAGGTCAATGTAATGATTCATATTCATTAGCATTAATAGCACTTAAGTTGAAAGAAGTATTTGAATTAACCGATATAAATGAATTACCTATTATTTATAATATTGCGTGGTATGAACAAAAAGCAGTTATAGTACTTTTAAGTCTTTTATATTTAGGAGTAAAAGAAATTCATTTAGGACCAACATTACCAGCATTCTTATCACCTAATGTTGCAAATGTCTTAGTTGAAAACTTTGGAATTGGTGGAATTTCAACTGTAGAAGAAGACATGGAAATGTTCTTTGGTGAAGAAGTAAAAGGTGCAAAGTCTGAAAATGGAGTTATAACAAAAGATATGATTATAGCTGATATCGTAAATGCAGATGCTGAAAACACAAAAATATTAATGGAGTTTGGTATGCATTGCATAGGATGTCCATCTTCGCAAATGGAAACATTAGAAGATGCATGTGCAGTACATGGACTAAATGTAGAAGAATTAATTAAAAAGTTAAATAAATAA